One window of Hylemonella gracilis genomic DNA carries:
- a CDS encoding NADP-dependent malic enzyme has product MSSTPSSNDKREQIRRAALEYHQFPVPGKIAIAATKQLINQHDLALAYTPGVAAPCEEIAKDPDASYKYTARGNLVGVITNGTAVLGLGDIGPLAGKPVMEGKAVLFKKFAGIDVFDIEVDEKKDLDKLVDIIASLEPTFGGINLEDIKAPDCFYVERKLRERMKIPVFHDDQHGTAIVVAAALINGLKVANKELKNVKLVTSGAGAAALASLKLLVKMGLSKKNIWVTDIAGVVYEGRTELMDEDKRVFAQKTDARKLGDVIADADIFLGLSAGGVLKQDMVKKMAPSPIIAALANPTPEITPEEVKAVRDDVIMCTGRTDYPNQINNVLCFPYIFRGALDCGASTITDEMEIAAVYAMAELAQAEQSEVVAAAYVGEQLRFGPDYLIPKPFDPRLMIKIAPAVAQAAMDGGVARRPIEDMDAYRERLQAYVYASGTTMKPIFTAAKTATKKRVAYAEGEEERVLRAAQIVVDEGLARPTLIGRPAIIAQRVEKFGLRLKEGQDYDVVDTEYDERYRDFWQTYHHMTERKGVTVPIAKIEMRRRLALIGAMLLHKGHVDGMICGTWGNTAMHLQYIDQVIGKRAGVNTYAAMNGLLLPDRQLFIVDTHINYDPSAEQLAEITIMAAAEMQRFGLHPKAALLSHSNFGMSNQPSAVKMREALELLRAQAPWLEVDGEMHGDVALDADLRKVIMPNSTLTGQANLLVLPNLDAANIAYNLLKTAAGGGIAIGPMLLGAAQPVNILTPSTTVRRIVNMTALTVADANAAR; this is encoded by the coding sequence ATGTCCAGCACCCCGTCGTCCAACGACAAGCGCGAGCAGATCCGCCGCGCCGCCCTCGAATACCACCAGTTCCCGGTTCCCGGCAAGATCGCCATCGCGGCCACCAAGCAGCTGATCAACCAGCATGACTTGGCCCTGGCCTACACCCCCGGCGTCGCCGCGCCCTGCGAGGAAATCGCCAAGGACCCCGACGCGTCCTATAAGTACACCGCCCGCGGCAACCTGGTGGGCGTCATCACCAACGGCACGGCCGTGCTGGGCCTGGGCGACATTGGCCCGCTGGCCGGCAAGCCGGTGATGGAAGGCAAGGCCGTGCTGTTCAAGAAGTTCGCCGGCATCGACGTGTTCGACATCGAGGTCGACGAGAAGAAGGACCTCGACAAACTGGTCGACATCATTGCCTCGCTGGAGCCCACCTTCGGCGGCATCAACCTCGAGGACATCAAGGCACCGGACTGCTTCTATGTCGAGCGCAAGCTGCGTGAACGCATGAAGATCCCGGTCTTCCATGACGACCAGCACGGCACGGCCATCGTGGTCGCGGCCGCCCTGATCAACGGCCTGAAGGTGGCGAACAAGGAGTTGAAGAACGTCAAGCTCGTCACCTCCGGTGCCGGTGCCGCGGCGCTGGCCAGCCTGAAGCTGCTGGTCAAGATGGGCCTGTCCAAGAAGAACATCTGGGTGACCGACATTGCCGGCGTCGTCTATGAAGGCCGCACCGAACTGATGGACGAAGACAAACGTGTATTCGCCCAGAAAACGGACGCGCGCAAGCTCGGTGACGTGATCGCCGACGCCGACATCTTCCTGGGCCTGTCTGCGGGTGGCGTGCTCAAGCAGGACATGGTGAAGAAGATGGCGCCCAGCCCCATCATCGCCGCCCTGGCCAATCCCACGCCGGAAATCACGCCCGAGGAGGTGAAGGCCGTGCGCGACGACGTGATCATGTGCACCGGGCGCACCGACTACCCCAACCAGATCAACAACGTCCTGTGCTTCCCCTACATCTTCCGGGGAGCCTTGGACTGCGGCGCCTCCACCATCACGGATGAGATGGAAATCGCCGCGGTCTACGCCATGGCCGAACTGGCCCAGGCAGAGCAAAGCGAAGTCGTGGCCGCGGCCTACGTCGGCGAGCAACTCCGCTTCGGACCTGACTACCTGATCCCGAAGCCCTTCGACCCGCGCCTGATGATCAAGATCGCGCCGGCCGTGGCCCAGGCCGCCATGGACGGTGGCGTGGCACGTCGCCCGATCGAGGACATGGACGCCTACCGTGAGCGGCTGCAGGCCTATGTCTACGCCTCGGGCACGACGATGAAACCCATCTTCACCGCCGCCAAGACAGCCACCAAGAAGCGCGTTGCCTACGCCGAGGGCGAGGAAGAACGCGTGCTGCGCGCGGCCCAGATCGTGGTGGATGAAGGCCTGGCCCGTCCAACGTTGATCGGTCGACCCGCCATCATCGCCCAGCGCGTCGAAAAATTCGGCCTGCGCCTCAAGGAAGGCCAGGACTACGATGTGGTCGACACCGAATACGACGAGCGTTACCGCGACTTCTGGCAGACCTATCACCACATGACCGAGCGCAAGGGCGTGACCGTCCCGATCGCCAAGATCGAAATGCGCCGCCGACTGGCCCTGATTGGCGCCATGCTGCTGCACAAGGGCCACGTGGACGGCATGATCTGCGGTACGTGGGGCAACACGGCCATGCACCTGCAGTACATCGACCAGGTCATCGGCAAGCGCGCGGGCGTCAATACCTACGCGGCGATGAACGGGCTGCTGCTGCCGGACCGCCAGTTGTTCATCGTGGACACCCACATCAACTACGACCCCAGCGCCGAGCAGCTGGCCGAGATCACCATCATGGCCGCAGCGGAGATGCAACGTTTCGGGCTGCATCCGAAAGCCGCCTTGCTGTCGCACTCCAACTTCGGCATGAGCAATCAGCCCAGCGCCGTCAAGATGCGCGAGGCGCTGGAGTTGCTGCGCGCGCAGGCGCCCTGGCTGGAAGTGGATGGCGAAATGCATGGCGACGTGGCGCTGGACGCTGATCTGCGCAAGGTCATCATGCCCAATAGCACCCTGACCGGTCAGGCCAATCTGCTAGTGCTGCCGAATCTGGATGCCGCCAACATCGCCTACAACCTGCTCAAGACGGCGGCGGGTGGTGGCATTGCCATCGGCCCCATGCTGCTGGGCGCGGCCCAGCCGGTGAACATCCTGACACCCAGCACGACCGTGCGCCGCATCGTCAATATGACGGCACTGACCGTGGCGGATGCCAACGCCGCACGCTGA
- a CDS encoding DUF2061 domain-containing protein — MTRFARTNLPLLKKTASYYVMHIVVAAAVAYAVTGNLFMAFTLSLLEPTVQAVAFFFHEKVWERRSPRQRLTQVSPAPAP; from the coding sequence ATGACCCGCTTTGCCCGCACCAATTTGCCCCTACTCAAGAAAACCGCCAGCTACTACGTGATGCACATCGTCGTGGCTGCGGCAGTGGCTTACGCCGTGACAGGTAATCTGTTCATGGCTTTCACCCTGAGCCTGCTGGAACCCACGGTTCAGGCGGTGGCCTTCTTTTTCCACGAAAAGGTCTGGGAACGCCGGTCTCCTCGCCAGCGTCTGACCCAGGTGTCGCCTGCGCCCGCACCCTGA
- a CDS encoding aminopeptidase P N-terminal domain-containing protein has protein sequence MNAPLKHSAWLTPAPLAQYAQRRARLAAQMTLLGGPDAIAIIPTAPERMRNRDSDYLFRFDSYFHYLIGFAEPNAWLLIDGTGRTTLFCQPKDLEREIWDGIRLGPEAAPLALGVDAAHSVTELEQRLPKLLENQATVWYPFATHAGLEARVDGWLKAVRARVRYGALCPEAQRDLCALLDEMRLVKDEYEQDVMRRASAISGRAHIRAMQRSARMLREGQNLREYHLDAELLHEFRLGGSQYPAYGSIVAAGANACVLHYRADAAPVRDGDLVLIDAGCELDGYASDITRTFPANGRFSGPQRALYDLVLTSQDAAVAVTRAGARFNDPHEAVVRVLSQGLLDLGLLSRDKCGTVDDVIASRAYFRFYMHRTSHWLGMDVHDCGSYVEPTELGRTSERKDALSGEIIKDRPSRILRPGMCLTLEPGLYVRPAEDVPESFWNLGIRIEDDAFVTESDCELITRGVPVKADEIEALMRA, from the coding sequence ATGAACGCCCCGCTGAAGCATTCCGCCTGGCTCACGCCAGCCCCCCTCGCTCAGTACGCGCAACGCCGCGCGCGGCTGGCGGCGCAGATGACGCTGTTGGGAGGGCCGGACGCGATCGCCATCATCCCCACGGCGCCCGAGCGCATGCGCAACCGCGACAGCGACTACCTGTTCCGCTTCGACAGCTACTTCCACTACCTCATCGGCTTCGCGGAACCCAACGCCTGGCTGCTCATCGACGGCACCGGCCGCACCACGCTGTTCTGCCAGCCCAAGGACCTGGAACGCGAGATCTGGGACGGCATCCGCCTCGGTCCGGAGGCGGCCCCACTGGCGCTGGGCGTGGACGCGGCCCATTCGGTCACCGAATTGGAGCAGCGCCTCCCCAAGCTGCTTGAGAACCAGGCCACGGTCTGGTACCCCTTCGCCACCCACGCCGGGCTGGAAGCCCGCGTCGACGGCTGGCTCAAGGCCGTGCGCGCCCGCGTGCGCTACGGCGCGCTCTGTCCGGAAGCCCAGCGCGACCTGTGCGCGCTCTTGGATGAGATGCGCCTCGTCAAGGACGAGTACGAGCAAGACGTGATGCGCCGCGCCTCGGCCATCAGCGGCCGCGCGCACATCCGCGCCATGCAGCGCTCTGCCCGCATGCTGCGCGAGGGCCAGAACCTGCGCGAATACCACCTGGACGCCGAGCTGCTGCATGAGTTTCGCCTTGGGGGCTCGCAGTATCCGGCCTATGGTTCCATCGTCGCCGCCGGCGCCAACGCCTGCGTGCTGCACTACCGGGCTGATGCCGCGCCCGTGCGCGATGGCGATCTGGTCCTGATCGACGCGGGCTGCGAGCTGGATGGTTATGCCAGCGACATCACGCGCACCTTCCCTGCCAACGGAAGATTCAGCGGGCCTCAGCGCGCGCTCTACGATCTGGTGCTGACTTCCCAGGATGCGGCCGTGGCGGTGACCCGGGCCGGCGCGCGCTTCAATGACCCGCACGAAGCCGTGGTGCGCGTGTTGTCGCAAGGCCTGCTGGACCTGGGCTTGCTCAGCCGCGACAAGTGCGGCACCGTGGACGACGTCATCGCCAGCCGTGCCTACTTCCGCTTCTACATGCACCGCACCAGCCATTGGCTGGGCATGGACGTGCACGACTGCGGCAGCTATGTGGAACCCACCGAGCTCGGCCGGACCAGCGAGCGCAAGGATGCGCTGTCCGGGGAAATCATCAAGGACCGGCCCAGCCGCATCCTGCGCCCCGGCATGTGCCTGACGCTGGAACCCGGCCTCTACGTGCGCCCCGCAGAGGACGTGCCGGAATCGTTCTGGAACCTCGGCATCCGCATCGAGGACGACGCCTTCGTCACCGAGAGCGACTGCGAACTGATCACCCGGGGCGTGCCAGTCAAGGCGGACGAGATCGAGGCGCTGATGCGGGCCTGA
- a CDS encoding nucleotidyltransferase family protein, producing MLDTSDRAHALILAAGRGERMRPWTDTTPKPLLQVQGRPLLQWHVDALAAGGCTDLVINTAWLGEQIPAHFGAAPRTSDGQALRIAYSEEGRDFGAALETAGGIVRALPRLAEVFWVVAGDVYTPGFTFSAAALRRFAQGNKLAHLWLVPNPPHNPLGDFGLSPDGLALNVPAALRENTHTYTYSTIGLYRRGFFTAPFVQSVDTLPPGNPAGVKAPLAPMLRAAMDNAAVSAELYNGPWTDVGTPERLRELNATHPQTTETPSP from the coding sequence ATGCTTGACACCTCTGATCGCGCGCACGCCCTGATCCTGGCCGCCGGCCGCGGCGAACGCATGCGCCCCTGGACTGACACCACGCCCAAACCCCTGCTTCAGGTCCAGGGCCGCCCCCTGCTGCAATGGCATGTGGACGCCCTGGCCGCAGGCGGATGCACGGACCTGGTCATCAACACAGCCTGGCTGGGCGAGCAAATCCCCGCCCATTTCGGTGCCGCGCCCCGCACCAGCGATGGGCAGGCCCTGCGCATCGCCTACTCCGAAGAAGGCCGGGATTTCGGCGCGGCCCTGGAGACGGCCGGCGGCATCGTGCGCGCCTTACCACGTCTGGCCGAGGTCTTCTGGGTCGTGGCCGGCGATGTGTACACCCCCGGATTCACGTTCAGCGCGGCGGCCCTTCGGCGCTTCGCCCAGGGCAACAAACTGGCGCACCTCTGGCTGGTGCCCAACCCGCCCCACAACCCCCTGGGGGACTTCGGGCTGAGCCCGGACGGGCTGGCACTGAACGTTCCCGCCGCGCTTCGAGAGAACACGCACACCTATACCTACAGCACCATCGGTCTGTATCGGCGTGGATTCTTCACCGCGCCCTTTGTCCAGTCCGTGGACACCCTCCCGCCCGGCAACCCGGCGGGCGTCAAAGCCCCACTGGCACCGATGCTGCGCGCGGCGATGGACAATGCCGCCGTGAGCGCCGAGCTGTACAACGGGCCCTGGACCGATGTCGGCACACCCGAACGCTTGCGCGAGCTCAACGCCACGCATCCCCAGACCACCGAGACGCCATCGCCATGA
- the tkt gene encoding transketolase — protein MANTQQMANAIRALAMDAVQQANSGHPGAPMGMADMAVALWGQHLKHNPTNPHWADRDRFVLSNGHGSMLIYALLHLTGYDLPIGELKNFRQLHSKTAGHPEVGITPGVETTTGPLGQGVTNAVGMALAEKLLAAEFNRDGYAIVDHHTYVFLGDGCLMEGVSHEAAALAGAWKLNKLIALYDDNGISIDGQVQPWFTDNTSLRFVAYGWNVIGPLNGHDPQAVAEAIAKAKTQTERPSLIICKTSIGKGSPNRAGTAKAHGEPLGAEEIKLTREALEWPHAPFEIPAEVYADWDAKAHGQSIETAWNDRFAAYAAAHPELAAEFKRRMAGDLPKAFAQVAVDAAVAAHSKAETVATRKASQIALEAFTAALPELLGGSADLTGSNLTNTSHTPALRFDSTGAVVKSADGKLGRHINYGVREFGMAAIMNGLALHGGYIPYGGTFLTFSDYSRNAIRMAALMKQRVVHVFTHDSIGLGEDGPTHQSIEHAASLRLIPNLDVWRPADTAETAVAWAVALENKARPTALLLSRQNLAYAPKRDLGDISRGAYVLSEPEHVGLKKKAQALIIATGSEVALALKAQELLAAQKIAVRVVSMPSTTVFDRQKAAYKQALLPAGLPRVAVEMGATGGWWKYGCSAVVGIDSYGESAPAPVLFKHFGFTPENVAHTVRAVLGK, from the coding sequence ATGGCAAATACCCAACAAATGGCCAACGCAATCCGTGCGCTGGCAATGGACGCTGTACAACAAGCCAATTCCGGACATCCGGGCGCCCCCATGGGCATGGCCGATATGGCTGTTGCACTCTGGGGCCAGCACCTCAAGCACAACCCGACGAACCCGCATTGGGCGGATCGTGACCGTTTCGTGCTGTCCAATGGCCATGGTTCGATGCTGATCTACGCTTTGCTGCATCTGACGGGTTACGACCTGCCCATCGGCGAGCTGAAGAATTTCCGCCAGCTGCACAGCAAGACCGCGGGCCATCCCGAAGTGGGCATCACCCCCGGCGTGGAAACCACCACCGGCCCGCTGGGCCAGGGCGTGACCAATGCCGTGGGCATGGCGTTGGCCGAGAAGCTGCTGGCCGCTGAGTTCAACCGCGACGGCTACGCCATCGTGGACCACCACACCTATGTGTTCCTGGGCGATGGCTGCCTGATGGAAGGCGTCAGCCATGAGGCGGCGGCCTTGGCCGGCGCCTGGAAGCTCAACAAGCTGATCGCGCTGTACGACGACAACGGCATTTCCATCGATGGCCAGGTGCAACCTTGGTTCACTGACAACACCTCGCTGCGTTTCGTCGCCTACGGCTGGAACGTGATCGGCCCCCTCAACGGCCATGACCCGCAGGCCGTGGCCGAGGCCATCGCCAAGGCCAAGACGCAGACCGAGCGTCCCTCGCTCATCATCTGCAAGACCAGCATTGGCAAGGGCAGCCCCAACCGCGCGGGCACCGCCAAGGCGCATGGCGAACCCTTGGGCGCCGAAGAAATCAAGTTGACGCGCGAAGCGCTGGAATGGCCGCATGCGCCGTTCGAGATCCCGGCCGAGGTCTACGCCGACTGGGACGCCAAGGCCCATGGCCAGTCCATTGAAACCGCGTGGAACGACAGGTTCGCCGCCTACGCCGCCGCCCACCCCGAGCTTGCCGCCGAGTTCAAGCGCCGCATGGCGGGTGATCTGCCCAAGGCCTTTGCCCAGGTGGCCGTGGACGCCGCCGTCGCCGCGCACAGCAAGGCGGAAACCGTGGCCACACGCAAGGCCTCGCAGATTGCGCTGGAGGCGTTCACCGCCGCGCTGCCCGAATTGCTGGGCGGCAGCGCGGACCTGACCGGCTCCAACCTCACCAACACCAGCCACACCCCGGCCCTGCGCTTCGACAGCACGGGCGCCGTGGTCAAGTCGGCCGATGGCAAGCTGGGTCGCCACATCAACTACGGCGTGCGTGAGTTCGGCATGGCCGCCATCATGAATGGCCTGGCCCTGCACGGTGGCTACATTCCTTATGGCGGCACCTTCCTGACCTTCAGCGACTACAGCCGCAATGCCATTCGCATGGCCGCGCTCATGAAGCAGCGCGTGGTCCACGTCTTCACACACGACAGCATTGGCCTGGGCGAGGACGGCCCCACCCACCAGAGCATCGAGCACGCGGCCAGCCTGCGCCTGATTCCGAACCTGGACGTCTGGCGCCCCGCCGACACGGCGGAGACGGCCGTGGCATGGGCGGTGGCACTGGAGAACAAGGCGCGCCCGACGGCCCTGCTGCTCTCGCGTCAAAATCTGGCCTACGCACCCAAGCGTGACCTGGGCGACATCAGCCGGGGTGCCTATGTGCTGTCCGAACCGGAACACGTGGGCCTGAAGAAAAAAGCCCAGGCTCTCATCATCGCCACTGGCTCCGAAGTCGCGCTGGCGCTCAAGGCCCAGGAACTGCTGGCCGCGCAGAAGATCGCGGTGCGCGTGGTCTCCATGCCCAGCACGACGGTGTTTGACCGGCAGAAAGCGGCTTACAAGCAGGCCCTGCTGCCCGCCGGCCTGCCTCGCGTCGCCGTCGAGATGGGGGCGACCGGGGGCTGGTGGAAATACGGCTGCTCGGCTGTCGTGGGCATCGACAGTTATGGCGAATCGGCGCCCGCCCCCGTGCTGTTCAAACATTTCGGTTTCACTCCGGAAAACGTTGCGCACACCGTGCGCGCGGTGTTGGGTAAATAA
- the gap gene encoding type I glyceraldehyde-3-phosphate dehydrogenase: MTIKVGINGFGRIGRNVFRSAVQNFKDIEIVGINDLLEPDYLAYMLKYDSVHGRFKGEVSVEGGQLVVNGKKIRLTQERDPANLKWNEVGADVVIESTGLFLDKDGAGKHLAAGAKKVIISAPSKDDTPMFVFGVNDKTYAGQAIISNASCTTNCLAPVAKVLHDKWGIKRGLMTTVHAATATQKTVDGPSNKDWRGGRGILENIIPSSTGAAKAVGVVIPALNKKLTGMSFRVPTSDVSVVDLTVELEKDASYDEIKAEMKAQSQGALKGILGYTEDKVVATDFRGETCTSVFDADAGIALDKTFIKVVSWYDNEWGYSNKCLEMARVVVAK, translated from the coding sequence ATGACCATCAAAGTAGGCATCAACGGGTTTGGCCGCATCGGCCGCAATGTGTTCCGCTCGGCGGTGCAGAATTTCAAGGACATTGAAATCGTCGGCATCAACGACCTGCTGGAGCCCGACTACCTGGCCTACATGCTCAAGTACGACAGCGTGCATGGTCGCTTCAAGGGCGAGGTCTCGGTCGAAGGCGGTCAGCTGGTCGTCAATGGCAAGAAAATCCGCCTCACGCAGGAGCGTGATCCGGCCAACCTCAAGTGGAACGAGGTCGGCGCGGACGTGGTGATTGAGTCCACGGGTCTCTTCCTGGACAAGGACGGCGCGGGCAAGCACTTGGCCGCGGGCGCGAAGAAGGTCATCATCTCCGCCCCGAGCAAGGACGATACGCCCATGTTCGTCTTCGGCGTCAACGACAAGACCTATGCGGGCCAGGCCATCATCTCCAACGCCTCCTGCACGACGAATTGCCTGGCGCCCGTGGCCAAGGTGCTGCACGACAAGTGGGGCATCAAGCGGGGTCTGATGACCACCGTGCATGCCGCCACCGCCACGCAGAAGACCGTGGACGGCCCGAGCAACAAGGACTGGCGCGGCGGCCGCGGCATCCTGGAAAACATCATTCCTTCCTCCACCGGTGCTGCCAAGGCCGTGGGCGTGGTCATCCCCGCGCTCAACAAGAAACTGACCGGCATGAGTTTCCGCGTGCCGACCAGCGACGTGTCCGTGGTGGACCTGACGGTCGAGCTGGAAAAGGATGCCAGCTACGACGAGATCAAGGCCGAAATGAAGGCCCAGAGCCAGGGCGCGCTCAAGGGCATCCTCGGGTACACCGAGGACAAGGTGGTGGCCACGGACTTCCGTGGTGAAACCTGCACCTCGGTGTTCGACGCCGATGCGGGTATCGCCCTGGACAAAACCTTCATCAAAGTCGTATCCTGGTATGACAATGAATGGGGCTATTCCAACAAGTGCCTGGAAATGGCCCGCGTGGTTGTCGCGAAATAA
- a CDS encoding lytic transglycosylase domain-containing protein, producing the protein MKGWASLLLSTTLASAAGAQEIAVQSRVPSVTALPAKQAWQPFDPCFTAAAERFRVDKHMLIAIAKTESAFDPDAVGPTNADGTHDVGLMQINTRWLPQLAEMGIHREKLKGACTNIYVGAWILSNKIRQHGTLWKAVGAYNAIAPAKRASYIAKVQRNYARVRALLLKG; encoded by the coding sequence ATGAAAGGCTGGGCGTCCCTGCTGCTGTCCACCACGCTCGCCAGTGCGGCCGGGGCGCAGGAGATTGCCGTCCAGTCCCGGGTTCCGTCCGTGACGGCCTTGCCGGCCAAGCAGGCTTGGCAGCCCTTTGATCCCTGCTTCACAGCGGCGGCCGAGCGTTTCAGGGTGGATAAGCACATGCTGATCGCCATCGCCAAGACCGAGTCTGCCTTTGACCCGGACGCGGTGGGTCCGACCAATGCCGACGGTACCCATGATGTCGGCCTGATGCAGATCAACACCCGCTGGTTGCCCCAGCTGGCCGAAATGGGCATCCACCGCGAAAAGCTCAAGGGCGCCTGCACCAACATCTATGTCGGCGCCTGGATTTTGTCCAACAAAATCCGCCAGCACGGCACGCTCTGGAAGGCGGTGGGCGCCTACAACGCCATCGCGCCCGCCAAGCGGGCCAGTTACATCGCCAAGGTGCAACGTAACTACGCGCGGGTGCGCGCCCTGCTGCTCAAGGGCTGA